A DNA window from Mucilaginibacter xinganensis contains the following coding sequences:
- a CDS encoding phosphoglycerate kinase — translation MKTIDQISFAGKRALIRVDFNVPLDKNYTITDDNRMTAALPTIKKILKDGGAVILMSHLGRPKGGPEEKYSLKHIVPHLADLLGQQIEFADDCIGEDALAKSKALGKGEVLLLENLRFHKEEEQGDKDFAEKLSKLGDVYVNDAFGTAHRAHASTAIIAQFFPNAKYFGYLMAGELANAEKVLNGAAKPFTAIMGGAKVSDKIELIEKLLDKVDNLIIGGGMAYTFAKAQGGNIGKSLVEADKLDLALSLVRKAKEKGVNLLLPADSIIADNFSNDANTDVAKNDNIKDGWMGLDIGPESIAAFSKVVEESKTILWNGPMGVFEMEKFESGTKAIAEAVVRATENGAFSLIGGGDSAAAVAKFNFTDDVSYVSTGGGALLEYMEGKELPGVKAIND, via the coding sequence GACCGCGGCCCTGCCTACCATTAAAAAAATCCTGAAAGATGGCGGAGCAGTGATCCTTATGTCGCACCTGGGAAGGCCAAAAGGTGGCCCCGAAGAAAAATATTCTTTAAAGCACATAGTGCCGCATCTGGCCGACCTTCTTGGCCAGCAGATTGAATTTGCTGATGATTGCATTGGTGAAGATGCGCTTGCTAAATCAAAAGCGTTGGGAAAAGGCGAAGTGCTTTTGTTAGAGAACCTGCGTTTTCACAAAGAAGAAGAGCAAGGTGATAAAGACTTTGCTGAAAAACTATCAAAGCTTGGCGATGTTTATGTAAACGATGCTTTTGGTACTGCGCATCGCGCTCATGCCTCAACAGCCATTATAGCGCAGTTTTTCCCTAATGCAAAATATTTTGGCTACCTGATGGCCGGTGAACTGGCGAATGCAGAAAAAGTGTTAAATGGCGCAGCTAAGCCATTTACGGCTATAATGGGAGGCGCCAAGGTGTCTGATAAAATTGAACTGATAGAAAAACTTTTAGATAAGGTTGATAACCTGATCATCGGCGGAGGCATGGCCTACACCTTTGCAAAAGCGCAGGGCGGAAACATAGGCAAATCACTGGTTGAAGCTGACAAACTTGATCTTGCTTTGAGCCTGGTAAGAAAAGCAAAGGAAAAAGGCGTCAATTTACTGTTGCCTGCCGATTCAATTATTGCAGATAATTTCAGCAACGACGCGAACACCGATGTAGCTAAAAACGACAATATAAAAGATGGCTGGATGGGTTTAGACATTGGGCCGGAATCGATAGCAGCTTTCTCAAAAGTAGTGGAGGAATCAAAAACTATATTGTGGAACGGCCCAATGGGGGTTTTTGAAATGGAAAAGTTTGAATCAGGTACCAAAGCAATTGCCGAAGCTGTTGTAAGGGCAACTGAAAATGGTGCATTTTCCTTAATTGGAGGTGGCGATTCAGCTGCGGCCGTAGCGAAATTTAACTTTACAGACGATGTTAGCTATGTTTCAACCGGCGGCGGCGCTTTACTTGAATACATGGAGGGTAAAGAACTTCCGGGGGTTAAAGCGATAAACGACTAA
- a CDS encoding DUF1835 domain-containing protein has protein sequence MNILHILNGDATLPAFEETGLDGDVVIWREVLSEGPLEENISAARFWKNREEWICSTFDENPENYQQKMLGQLSLLNDHYEVINLWFEFDLHCQANLLGVIACLEQKADLSRPSVYLICPGDFPGKENFRGMGELNGEELEYLYDNIREELSDEDFMLAKKAWKAYSSLDVELLTEFLTRTIFWGSLHFLKPALKAQLKRLQVNEHGLNAVEQKLLDIYNYGIRTKPEIYLEFWKTEKIYGMGDSEINIYLDKLKRLGLISIQ, from the coding sequence ATGAACATTCTTCACATTCTTAACGGAGATGCTACCCTGCCCGCCTTTGAAGAAACAGGGCTAGATGGAGATGTGGTGATTTGGCGCGAGGTTTTATCAGAAGGGCCGCTGGAAGAAAATATTTCAGCGGCCCGTTTCTGGAAAAACCGCGAAGAATGGATCTGCAGCACTTTCGATGAAAATCCGGAAAATTATCAGCAAAAAATGCTCGGCCAGCTTAGCCTGCTGAATGATCATTATGAGGTAATAAACCTCTGGTTTGAATTTGATTTACATTGCCAGGCAAACCTGCTTGGAGTTATTGCCTGCCTGGAACAGAAGGCCGACCTCTCCCGTCCCTCAGTTTATTTAATTTGTCCGGGCGATTTTCCGGGTAAAGAAAACTTTAGGGGTATGGGCGAATTAAATGGTGAAGAGCTGGAATATCTTTATGATAACATCCGCGAGGAACTCAGCGATGAAGATTTTATGCTGGCAAAAAAGGCATGGAAAGCTTACAGTAGCCTTGATGTTGAGTTACTTACCGAATTTTTAACACGCACCATATTTTGGGGAAGCCTTCATTTTTTAAAACCCGCTTTGAAGGCACAACTTAAACGCCTGCAGGTAAATGAACATGGTTTAAATGCAGTTGAACAAAAGCTGCTGGATATTTATAATTACGGAATCAGAACGAAACCGGAGATTTACCTGGAATTTTGGAAAACTGAAAAGATTTACGGGATGGGCGATTCTGAAATAAATATTTATCTCGACAAGCTTAAACGACTTGGTTTGATCAGCATACAGTAA
- a CDS encoding SDR family NAD(P)-dependent oxidoreductase — MSKTYVISGAGSGIGRAIAQALSGGGHNCILLGRNAENLRKTLETLTKSNHQILIADIKDKESLKKASDLLSVLSIDGLIANSGLGGENHWGEDDRWDDIITTNLTGTYNFVNTFLPYLNKPTGVKQVVIISSVLARLGVPNYSAYCASKAGLLGLMRSWATQYAPRNILVNAICPGWVNTDMAQSGLQGIADGIGISKQEFYEMAMKSVPLGRMSDPEEIAQLVTYLLSQSSITGQAIDINCGAVMNS, encoded by the coding sequence ATGAGTAAAACATATGTTATTAGTGGTGCCGGCAGCGGCATAGGCAGGGCAATAGCTCAAGCTTTAAGTGGCGGTGGCCATAATTGCATCTTACTTGGCCGCAATGCTGAGAATCTCAGAAAAACCTTAGAAACACTTACCAAAAGCAATCATCAAATATTAATTGCCGATATAAAAGATAAAGAGAGCTTAAAAAAAGCATCCGACTTGTTAAGTGTATTGTCAATTGATGGTTTAATTGCCAACTCGGGCCTCGGCGGCGAAAATCACTGGGGCGAAGACGACCGCTGGGATGATATAATTACCACCAATTTAACAGGCACTTACAATTTTGTAAACACTTTTCTGCCTTACCTAAACAAACCAACCGGAGTTAAGCAGGTAGTTATAATTTCATCTGTGTTAGCAAGGTTAGGCGTGCCCAATTACTCCGCTTATTGTGCATCAAAGGCCGGACTACTGGGCTTAATGCGCTCATGGGCAACCCAATATGCACCCCGGAATATTTTAGTAAATGCTATTTGCCCCGGCTGGGTAAACACTGATATGGCACAAAGCGGCTTGCAGGGTATTGCCGACGGAATAGGGATTAGTAAACAGGAATTTTATGAAATGGCAATGAAAAGCGTACCGCTGGGGCGAATGAGCGATCCCGAAGAAATAGCCCAATTGGTTACCTACCTTTTAAGCCAAAGTTCAATAACCGGCCAGGCTATAGATATAAACTGCGGGGCTGTAATGAACAGTTAA